The Dasypus novemcinctus isolate mDasNov1 chromosome 20, mDasNov1.1.hap2, whole genome shotgun sequence genome includes a region encoding these proteins:
- the COPS7A gene encoding COP9 signalosome complex subunit 7a: MSAEVKVTGQNQEQFLLLAKSAKGAALATLIHQVLEAPGVYVFGELLDMPNVRELAESDFASTFRLLTVFAYGTYADYLAEARNLPPLTEAQKNKLRHLSVVTLAAKVKCIPYAVLLEALALHNVRQLEDLVIEAVYADVLRGSLDQRNQRLEVDYSIGRDIQRQDLSAIARTLQEWCVGCEVVLSGIEEQVSRANQHKEQQLGLKQQIESEVANLKKTIKVTTAAAAAATSQDPEQHLTELREPAPGTNQRQPSKKASKGKGLRGSAKIWSKSN, translated from the exons ATGAGTGCGGAGGTGAAGGTGACAGGGCAGAACCAGGAGCAATTTTTGCTCCTGGCCAAGTCAGCCAAGGGGGCAGCGTTGGCCACACTCATCCACCAGGTGCTGGAGGCGCCTGGTGTCTACGTGTTTGGGGAACTGCTGGACATGCCCAATGTTAGAGAG CTGGCTGAGAGCGACTTTGCTTCCACGTTCCGGCTACTCACAGTGTTTGCTTATGGGACGTATGCTGACTACCTAG CTGAAGCCCGGAATCTTCCCCCACTCACAGAGGCTCAGAAGAATAAGCTTCGACACCTATCGGTTGTCACCCTGGCTGCCAAAGTCAAG TGTATCCCCTATGCAGTACTGCTCGAGGCCCTGGCCCTGCATAACGTGCGGCAGCTGGAGGACCTTGTGATCGAGGCCGTGTACGCGGACGTGCTCCGGGGCTCCCTGGATCAGCGCAATCAGCGGCTGGAGGTGGACTACAGCATAGGGCGGGACATCCAGCGCCAGGACCTCAGTGCTATTGCCCGAACCCTGCAGGAGTG GTGTGTGGGTTGTGAAGTTGTGCTGTCGGGCATCGAGGAGCAAGTGAGCCGTGCCAACCAGCACAAGGAGCAGCAGCTGGGCTTGAAGCAGCAGATTGAGAGTGAG GTTGCCAACCTTAAGAAAACCATTAAAGTTACGACGGCGGCAGCAGCCGCAGCCACATCACAGGACCCTGAGCAACACCTGACTGAGCTGAGGGAACCAGCTCCCGGCACCAACCAGCGCCAGCCCAGCAAGAAAGCCTCAAAGGGCAAGGG GCTCCGAGGGAGCGCCAAGATTTGGTCCAAGTCGAACTGA